Within the Naumovozyma dairenensis CBS 421 chromosome 9, complete genome genome, the region AGGATCAATCATAGCTAATGGGATACAATGGAATGCAGTGTCCCATGAAGCGAAAAATGGATATTCCCATTTATCAGGCATGGATAAGATATCTTCAATGTAAAGATGTCTccaatttttgtttctaCCATTAGCTCTATTTGGTGGTGGGAATGGTTTAATATCTGGATCACCATTATACCACGCATCATATGTGAAATTATAAAATTGTTTGGTCCACATTAAACCTGCGAATGCTTGTCTTTGAACGTTTCTTAATTCATCACTAATGGGCATTGGTGTGATTCTCCAATAGAATTCATCAGCTTCTTGTTCACGTTTATCAAAGATggaatcaaattcatcttcatcgaTTATGGAAATATCATTTGTTGGGAAAATCTTGTTTTCACTATCGTTTGTAAATTTATATCTAACTGTAACATAATCGTTTGGtggaatatttttaaaatgaTAAACTGCACATGCTTTAGTACCTTCATGGTTTGGATTAACTGTATCGGTTTTACCATTGACAAgatattcttcaaatgcGTCTTTACTATATTTAGTTggattttccttttcattgAACAATTTGACTAAATTGGAATCATTTTCAGTGAAAAGTAGAACAGGATCGATATCTTCCACTTCATGTTGTTGGTCTTGATTTTCTTCTGGGTTACCGAATCCACCTGGAGATGGTTGGAAAACAATTTGGCGATCACCATATTTTCTATGTTTAACatgaattaaattattacttTTCTCATCTTGTTGTAAAATTGGCTTCCCACCTAATTTTTTCGATTCTTCCGGATTAAAAGCCCAAGTATTTCTAAAGAAAATCTGGGGGGAAATGTAAAGTTCACCGGAATCCAATTTACTTCTATTATGCACAGTAATTctaaaattcaaatcatctggattttcatcatctttagCCATTTCGAAAAAGACATCATAATAAGGATCATCATCCGTCTCTTTATCATGATACAATCCATCAATTTCATAaacttcaaattctttatcCTTATAGCCTCTTTTCCCATTCTCCTCCACTAATTCCTCATAAGGGAACGCCTTCTTAAATGGATACTTATACAATGCCTTCATATATGAGTGAGTAGGAGTATtatccaaataataatacaattcCTTAACATCTTCACCATGATTCCCCTGCGGTCCAGTCAACCCAAACAATCTTTCTTTCAATCTACAATCTTTCCCATTCCACAAAGCGACATTCAAACAAATGAATTCCTTATTATCAGAAACTCCAAACAGCCCATCTTCACCCCATCTAAAGACACGAGAATTGGCATGTTCAAAGGGGAAATGAGACCATGCATCACCATTGTATGAATAATCTTCACGGACTGTAGCCCAAGCTCTTTCACTAAGGTAGGGACCCCATCTATACCAGTATTTTTCGTgtgttttgttttgatgTAGTCGGTGTTCTTCGATTGTCGTATCGTCCAACTTTTCACGTATGTTGTTCATAATCTCGCAGTATTTGTTCTTTGATTATTGAGATTTGAGTATATATAGCTTGAAGGGAGGGAGTGAAGGAGTGATTGTTGCTATATATGTCTAGGAAGGCGTTTTAGTCATTTATATAGAGTGTGCATACGTATAGGTAGTAGAAGGGTATCCCTTGAAGGGGATATCTTGTTGAGAATCCTAACGCAGCGCACGGTACAGCGCCAGAAGATGGTAGTGTcatctatctatctatctgTCTATGTGTGTGTGTTACATAGTGAAGAACACAGGAAGGCAAATGCTACAATGCTACTGTGCCAGTCAATCAGTCAGGAATTATTCCAACTTCACCttattaataatgtatTACACTAACGGTGACGAACGATTAGGGCATAACTGGCTGTAAACGGCGGGGGGGGGGAAGGGAGGCAAGACCAGTCCGATCTGATCCGTTACCCGTCTCTCCCCCctgaatttttcttatttttatttttatgttTTAAGGGGCTGCACTCGTAGTATCCTTGGCATTTCTGACCGGTACTACATGTAGGAAAAAACTCATTATTCGTTAGTATACGTACATACGCAGTGACACAATTACCTACCATAAAAATACATAAAGAAAGGAAACTATAAGTGTGTCGCCATTTTGATAGAATATTAGATAATGTTTTctattattagatatatagatatgaatgtatatatgtttttCTCTATCtaatcaaaaaagaaaccaGAGAGGCAGTCTAGAACGAAGATAACCATAGTCTATAATTTTGTTGAGCTGCATTGCCATAACATTCAGCCAATTTAGCATATGGTGAACTTGATgtaattgaatatgaacCAGAAACTTCATTAGAAcaattgttattattgttattatttggtatTATTGGAGTTTGAATAGCACTAGATGGTTGAGTAtctatttcaaatatatcatcttgAGCACTCGAATATTCTTCAAACATGTTAAAATTACTACTACTTGTTGGGTATGCTTCGTAACGTacattttcttgttcttgttcttgttcttgttgatTCGTTCtcatattattgttatacGATATTGGTGAATTTAATAAGGAAACATCACCGTATCCGTTATCAAGgtttaaatcttcaatttcttcttcctcatcaAGGTTAGCTTGATCTTCATAATCACCATTATGTGATTGTTGTCCGAATGTGGGcgttattatattatttttattttgttgttgatgaaatttATCCATGTAATTAATGTTGGATTGATTATTTAGAGAGAATGAAAAAACATCTTCATCCTGTTGTGTGGACGCTATTAGTTCGATTGGGAATGACATTGTACTTCTTATTGTAATGGGGTTGGGTTATTTGTGTTTTGTTATATTTATccatttaaatttattatagaAAGTACAATGTTGTTTATTGGCACTTATTTTGAAGTATacataaaacaaaattaatatttaaaaaagattattgaTAACTAGAATAGATCTGTTTTAGTTTCGCAATCAacatgatatatatatatatatatatattcacGGTTACTATCTCATGTATCAGACGAGATTTAATAACTAATTCTTTTTACTTAGAGCTACGAGAAATATTAGTAATTGCTAATGACAGATCATtcgaattattattaaatgtgGTGCCATATGAGATATGAAAATATGACACATGTTTCTcctagaaaaaaaaaattaataataata harbors:
- the ICY1 gene encoding Icy1p (similar to Saccharomyces cerevisiae ICY2 (YPL250C) and ICY1 (YMR195W); ancestral locus Anc_6.285), with amino-acid sequence MSFPIELIASTQQDEDVFSFSLNNQSNINYMDKFHQQQNKNNIITPTFGQQSHNGDYEDQANLDEEEEIEDLNLDNGYGDVSLLNSPISYNNNMRTNQQEQEQEQENVRYEAYPTSSSNFNMFEEYSSAQDDIFEIDTQPSSAIQTPIIPNNNNNNNCSNEVSGSYSITSSSPYAKLAECYGNAAQQNYRLWLSSF